A genomic segment from Aspergillus puulaauensis MK2 DNA, chromosome 1, nearly complete sequence encodes:
- a CDS encoding ankyrin repeat domain-containing protein (InterPro:IPR002110,IPR036770,IPR020683;~PFAM:PF12796;~go_function: GO:0005515 - protein binding [Evidence IEA]) translates to MPAKGYKSDHHLPLEVLFEIVDIAVLTLPTNEIFGLWGVNETFAYQAEKTLFRLLDREPRKWDSVPHSLRVKYLHRKYDPNPDSCYLSAFIHEMLALDTAADKDALRTKLIEGIAHGHYRLRYLLGPKVEMRSTPWLKSWSHGTLADDFNVVLACRAIHRQDVSEFQAIFPACNAVYGYRFQLSILEEAARAGSREILTILLPYTMTQELHASQTSRINHVYGNATRLRPEPVSGGIETGFTRALVPIAIASENRAALEVWFEGLKKLPGHTFEATTVSIMKTLTADPEIHKRELSEWFWMSLSNTVTNKNIQHVTFVSAVEHNEIAVINTVLADEDFDPCFVHLDKSGNLLLLVIKHCKNKWYRSSLVKALLERGVHPNTSRVSDPTPLYQAISEEDLDLVSILLDFGADVYPASPNSPIAGRRSQLLVAAVLLGHSRLVKMLLDKGVSPYIKGNTSIHRVQLINGPSSVSLWGILWQFCGSNTLRRQKYDERVRAGAIPLNYWTPGQLHALAYSGVNGPTADKDVYESRVSYRLLEVDAHPPQTGTGRQIAGR, encoded by the exons ATGCCTGCGAAAGGCTATAAGAGCGACCACCATCTCCCACTCGAAGTTCTTTTCGAAATTGTCGACATAGCAGTCCTGACCCTCCCTACTAATGAGATCTTTGGTCTTTGGGGAGTAAATG AGACATTCGCATACCAGGCCGAGAAGACTCTGTTCAGACTGCTGGACAGAGAGCCCAGGAAATGGGACTCCGTTCCTCATTCTCTGAGGGTCAAGTACCTGCACCGGAAATATGATCCCAACCCGGACTCCTGCTACCTCTCCGCGTTTATACATGAAATGCTTGCATTGGATACAGCCGCAGACAAGGATGCCTTGAGGACCAAGCTAATCGAGGGCATTGCTCATGGACACTACCGGCTTAGATACCTCCTAGGCCCAAAGGTTGAAATGCGATCTACGCCCTGGTTGAAATCCTGGAGTCATGGGACACTCGCGGACGATTTCAACGTTGTGCTCGCGTGCAGAGCCATACACCGTCAAGATGTCAGCGAGTTTCAAGCGATATTCCCCGCATGCAACGCTGTATACGGATATCGCTTTCAGCTATCTATCTTGGAGGAGGCTGCAAGGGCAGGAAGCCGAGAGATCCTGACGATCTTGCTTCCTTACACCATGACGCAGGAGCTCCATGCCAGCCAGACAAGTCGGATAAACCATGTGTATGGGAATGCCACTCGTCTCCGACCCGAGCCAGTCAGCGGGGGGATTGAAACTGGGTTTACTCGTGCATTGGTACCCATTGCCATCGCGAGCGAGAACCGTGCGGCACTGGAGGTGTGGTTCgaggggttgaagaaacTACCTGGACACACATTCGAGGCTACCACAGTCAGCATTATGAAAACCCTGACAGCGGACCCAGAAATCCACAAAAGAGAGCTGTCGGAATGGTTCTGGATGTCACTGTCCAACACGGTTACCAATAAGAACATACAGCATGTCACCTTCGTCAGCGCTGTCGAGCACAATGAGATCGCAGTTATCAACACCGTCCTTGCCGACGAGGACTTCGACCCATGCTTCGTACACCTGGACAAAAGCGGAAACCTACTGCTCCTCGTTATCAAACATTGCAAAAACAAGTGGTATAGGTCGAGCCTGGTCAAAGCCCTCCTCGAACGTGGCGTCCACCCCAACACCAGTAGGGTGAGCGACCCAACTCCACTCTACCAGGCCATCAGCGAAGAGGACCTCGACCTTGTCTCTATTCTCTTAGACTTTGGAGCAGACGTATACCCGGCATCTCCGAATTCACCGATTGCGGGTCGGCGGTCTCAGCTGTTGGTTGCCGCCGTGCTCCTCGGCCACTCCAGGCTCGTGAAGATGCTACTGGACAAGGGAGTCTCGCCGTACATCAAGGGGAACACAAGTATCCACCGCGTCCAGCTTATCAATGGACCATCGTCGGTTTCGCTATGGGGTATCCTGTGGCAGTTCTGCGGGTCGAACACTCTACGTCGGCAGAAGTATGATGAGCGGGTTCGTGCTGGTGCAATTCCGCTGAATTACTGGACACCTGGTCAGCTCCATGCCTTGGCTTACTCTGGTGTCAATGGGCCAACTGCGGATAAGGATGTCTATGAGTCTCGAGTGTCGTATAGGctgttggaggttgatgctCATCCGCCGCAGACTGGGACAGGGAGACAGATCGCAGGTAGATGA
- a CDS encoding uncharacterized protein (TransMembrane:1 (o182-207i)) encodes MAEAITTVLTTNTTYGNQASWGILGYYQTGSRVGSVECQSGSIYITNTDTTGLGACCHTTATRCAFGVSCDGSTIFWADGSSSSRCSETCRGRTVVGSATDSGPWTASSYVCMEEDDYRTDLSWTLEVPVTTTITGSASYISSVKDAETSTATPAPPPSTVASATAPPDSGNEHDGGKGQNVGAIAGGVVGGVAGLTLILAALWFYMRRRKQKEAEMRELGAGYVPPAPNK; translated from the exons ATGGCGGAAGCCATCACCACAGTCCTAACGACTAACACTACCTACGGCAATCAGGCAAGCTGGGGCATCCTTGGATATTATCAGACCGGCAGCAGAG TCGGTTCAGTTGAGTGCCAGTCTGGGAGCATATACATCACAAACACCGACACCACCGGCTTAGGCGCGTGCTGCCACACCACAGCAACACGATGTGCGTTTGGCGTTTCCTGTGATGGATCTACGATTTTCTGGGCAGATGGTTCTAGTAGCTCTAGATG TTCGGAGACATGTCGTGGAAGAACCGTCGTTGGCAGCGCGACCGACTCCGGGCCCTGGACTGCATCGTCGTATGTATGtatggaggaggacgatTACAGGACGGATCTTAGTTGGACTCTCGAAGTGCCCGTAACAACGACAATAACAGGATCAG CGTCCTACATTTCCTCCGTGAAAGACGCCGAGACCTCCACTGCTACGCCTGCGCCTCCGCCATCAACTGTGGCCTCTGCAACGGCTCCTCCAGACTCCGGAAACGAACACGACGGGGGGAAGGGACAGAATGTCGGGGCAATCGCAggaggggtggtgggaggcgTGGCCGGTCTGACACTGATCCTGGCGGCATTGTGGTTCTATatgaggcggaggaagcagaaggaggcAGAG